A window of Veillonellaceae bacterium contains these coding sequences:
- the hfq gene encoding RNA chaperone Hfq, which produces MTTKVINLQDSFLNQVRKENVPVIIYLVNGFQLRGSVKGFDNFTVIIENDGKQQLVYKHAISTVTPFRSLTNNYHDKKEDTKSDSTLK; this is translated from the coding sequence ATGACAACTAAAGTTATCAATTTGCAGGACAGTTTTTTAAATCAAGTACGTAAAGAGAATGTGCCCGTTATCATATATTTAGTAAACGGGTTTCAACTTCGTGGTTCAGTCAAAGGTTTTGATAATTTTACTGTAATTATCGAAAATGATGGTAAACAGCAGTTAGTCTACAAACATGCAATTTCTACCGTAACGCCCTTCCGGTCATTAACAAATAATTACCATGATAAGAAAGAGGATACAAAATCTGATAGCACACTGAAATAA